In Saccharicrinis fermentans DSM 9555 = JCM 21142, a genomic segment contains:
- a CDS encoding alpha-L-fucosidase, protein MLKTLRGVKDYTASWESLMQHKAAPEWFVDAKLGICFHWGPYSVSAYGSVWYPHF, encoded by the coding sequence TTGTTAAAAACGCTCAGAGGGGTTAAAGATTATACAGCCAGCTGGGAGTCGCTGATGCAACATAAAGCTGCACCAGAATGGTTTGTTGATGCTAAACTTGGTATTTGTTTTCATTGGGGACCTTATAGTGTATCTGCATATGGAAGTGTCTGGTACCCGCACTTTTAG
- a CDS encoding exonuclease domain-containing protein — protein sequence MHLIVSIPFFADYQKYRNSYMYTIIDIETTGGNFKNGKITEVAIYLHDGHRVVDEFVSLINPEQFIPPFISQLTGITNQMVVNAPKFYEVAKQIVEITKGSIFVAHNASFDYGFIKAEFEALGYDFDRETLCTVKLSRKLLPGLDSYSLGNICTAYGISNDARHRAAGDALATVQLFEILLDKNGGVILPMEGSKLFSVKGLHPDFKVGKLSELPHKVGVYYFYNDKGDLIYIGKSKDIKKRVLTHLGNPKAQKAVRMKQEVVDVTFELTGSELVALLKESAEIKKNKPLYNKTQKRNRMHFGLFCFKDRKGYLRFHIARNDGRVNPIASFESDKAARDFLFQKVEEYTLCQKLSGLSNSTDACFQYQIKQCKGACIHLEAPVDYNKRAKAFVEELAFEFNNFLMVDVGRDVNENSVVVVQDGRFKGFGWVQSGASFESLDDAMTVIQSYDDNQDARIIIHRYLKEKKQDVKVYTF from the coding sequence TTGCACTTAATTGTATCTATTCCTTTCTTTGCAGATTATCAGAAATATAGGAACAGTTATATGTATACCATCATTGATATTGAGACAACAGGCGGAAATTTTAAAAATGGTAAAATTACCGAAGTAGCCATTTATCTTCATGATGGGCATAGGGTAGTAGATGAGTTTGTTTCATTAATAAACCCGGAACAGTTTATCCCTCCTTTTATAAGCCAACTAACCGGAATTACCAACCAAATGGTGGTAAATGCTCCTAAATTTTATGAGGTTGCTAAACAAATAGTGGAGATAACCAAAGGGAGCATTTTTGTGGCACACAATGCTTCATTTGATTATGGTTTTATAAAGGCAGAATTTGAAGCCTTGGGATATGATTTTGATAGAGAGACGCTTTGTACGGTGAAATTAAGCCGTAAATTATTGCCAGGTCTTGATTCTTATAGCCTTGGTAATATTTGTACTGCCTATGGAATATCCAATGACGCCCGGCATAGAGCTGCTGGAGACGCTTTGGCTACTGTGCAGTTATTTGAAATTTTATTGGATAAAAATGGAGGGGTCATCCTTCCTATGGAAGGTAGTAAATTATTTTCTGTTAAAGGGTTGCATCCTGATTTTAAAGTGGGTAAGCTTAGTGAATTGCCCCATAAAGTAGGTGTATATTATTTTTACAATGATAAGGGAGACTTAATATATATAGGAAAGAGTAAAGATATAAAAAAGAGGGTGTTAACTCATTTAGGAAATCCCAAGGCCCAAAAAGCCGTGAGGATGAAACAAGAGGTGGTCGATGTGACTTTTGAATTGACCGGAAGTGAGTTAGTAGCGTTGTTGAAGGAGTCTGCTGAAATTAAAAAGAATAAACCGCTTTATAATAAGACCCAAAAGCGCAATAGGATGCATTTTGGATTGTTTTGCTTTAAAGATCGCAAGGGGTATTTACGGTTTCATATCGCACGAAACGATGGACGTGTAAATCCAATTGCTTCTTTTGAATCGGATAAGGCAGCCAGAGATTTTCTTTTTCAAAAGGTAGAGGAGTATACGCTCTGCCAAAAATTAAGTGGCTTATCCAACTCTACGGATGCTTGTTTTCAATATCAAATCAAACAATGTAAAGGCGCTTGTATTCATTTGGAGGCACCTGTGGATTATAACAAGAGAGCGAAAGCCTTTGTTGAAGAATTGGCCTTTGAGTTTAATAACTTTTTAATGGTTGATGTGGGGCGTGATGTGAATGAGAACTCAGTCGTGGTAGTTCAAGATGGTAGGTTTAAGGGGTTTGGTTGGGTTCAAAGTGGTGCAAGTTTTGAATCGTTGGATGATGCCATGACGGTTATTCAATCATATGATGACAATCAAGATGCCAGAATTATTATCCATCGCTATTTAAAGGAAAAAAAGCAAGATGTAAAAGTTTATACTTTTTAA
- a CDS encoding thioesterase family protein, whose amino-acid sequence MDTQLKPGLHLSKKFNISENDLASTLQTSKVPFAATPSLIILMERVICEMISTHVPETYTSVSAEINIKHLIPVAAGDQVSCSVHLKFVEDTKLFF is encoded by the coding sequence ATGGATACACAACTAAAACCCGGACTACATCTCTCCAAAAAATTTAATATTTCGGAGAATGACTTGGCATCAACATTACAAACGAGCAAAGTACCTTTTGCAGCCACCCCCTCTCTAATTATTTTAATGGAAAGGGTTATTTGTGAAATGATTAGTACGCATGTACCCGAAACCTATACCTCTGTAAGCGCCGAAATAAACATTAAGCATTTAATACCGGTTGCTGCGGGAGATCAGGTAAGCTGCTCTGTTCACCTTAAGTTTGTTGAAGACACAAAACTTTTTTTTTGA